The sequence ATGGCCATTGGAGCTCAAATGATGGTGGAAGGTATCGGAGGAATATTTCTAAAGCTCATGGCATCAACAACTTTTTAACTTCCTCTTTGTTTCAATTGGTAGGTGAGAGATATGAATAGAATCCAGCGCGTTAAAGGGACGAGAGACTTGCTTCCAGAGGATATGGCAAAAAGAAGGTACGTATTTGAGAGAATAAGGGAAGTTTTTGAAGCTTATGGGTTTAAAGAGATACTCACGCCAACTTTCGAGTACACAAAGCTCTTTGAATTAAGGAGTGGAGAAGAAGTTGTTGAGCAGTTATACGCCTTTGAAGACAAAGGTGGTAGGAATATTTCCCTCAGGCCGGATTTAACTTCAAGCGTTGCGAGGCTCTTCGTTAATTCTTTCCAAACTGCGCCAAAACCGATAAGATGGTACTACATAGCAAACATGTTCCGTTATGAGGAACCGCAGAGCGGAAGGTTGAGGGAGTTCTGGCAAGCTGGGGTCGAGCTCATTGGATCTCCGAACATAGAGGCGGATGCCGAGGTTATTGCTCTTCTCATAGAGAGCTATCTCAACACTGGCTTGAGGGAATTCACGGTTAACATAGGGGATAGAGTCCTTTTGGATGAATTTGCAAAGATGCTTGGCGTGAAAGATGATATTGGGCTTATGAGGCTGATAGATAAAAAGGACAAGATGAGCAGAGAGGACTTCATAAAGAGCCTAAAAGAGTTTGGGCTCAGTGAAACGGATATAGAAAAGGTCTTCACCCTGATAGAACTGAAGGGCAAGCCCGATGATGTTTTACCAAAGGCATATGAACTTTTTGAAAGTGAGATCGCAGTAGAAGAACTGAAGAAGATTGAAGAGCTCTTTGAACTGCTGAAAGCCTATGGTGTTGAGGATTATGCGTTGATAGACTTTGGGATAGCCAGGGGGTTTGACTACTACACCAGCATAGTCTTTGAGGCAATAGCCCCCAATGATCTTGGTATAGGATCGATAGGTGGTGGGGGAAGGTACGACAACTTAATTGAGGTTTTTGGAGGAAAGCCAACCCCAGCAACGGGTTTTGCAATCGGAATAGAGAGGTTAATACCAATCTTGGAGAGCAAAGGACTTTTACCAGAGTTTAAAGTCGGAAGCGATGTCTTTGTTGCGTACATAGGAAAGGAAATTGAGATAAAGAAAAAGGCTATAGAAGTAACCCAGATGCTGAGAAGGGCAAAGATAAGGGCAGAGTACGATATCCAGGGAAGAAAGCTCAGTAAGGCACTTGACTACGCCAACAGCATAGGGGCAAAAGTTGTGATAATCCTCGGAAAGAGAGATCTAGCCGAAGGAAAAGTTACAATAAGGGACATGGAAAGCGGAGAGCAGAGAACAGTCCCTATAGAGAATACCGTAGAAGAAGTGAAAAAGATGTTGTGATGAGCAAACCCGTCGCTGAAGGGTGATGAAAGGATCGACTAGCTGACCCTTTTCCTTACTTCAAATTTGTTTTTCTTCCTCTCAAGGCGCCATTTTTCTATTGCTCTAACAAAGGGACATTTTGCTTTCCATTGATTAAAGAGTTTCCTCAGCATTTCGACTCACCAACAAAAGTTTCTAAAAGGGGTTTAAAAGAGATTTTATGAAATAAATTCAAAAATCTTTTTCGAGTACTTCTTTCATCAGTTCGATCTCTTTTCTCAGCTCTTCAAGAACCTCTTTTCCCGTTTGAGTTATCTCGTAATACTTTCTTGCCCTTCCTCCGACTTCCATCCATTCCCCTCGTATAAGCTTATACTTCTCAAGGGTTTTGAGAATCCCGTAAAGAGTGCTCTCGCCCGGCACAAACTTTCCATCGCTTAGGTCTTCAAGGGCTTTTCTCAAGGCATAACCGTGGGTTTTCTCTTTTTTTAAGAGAGAAAGCACCAAATAAGCATATATTCCAGTTCTGATTTCCTTCCTGAATTTTTCTAATGCTTTTTTCTTTGGATCACCAAACAATCCTATCTTCCTCCCTCTCCTCCTTCACTTTTGGCAAACCATAGCGGAGCAGGAAAAGCGAAACTGCTAAGAGGAGCCCATAAGTTATAACCAAAACTACTGTGGAGGGGCGGAATTGATAATATGCAGCAAAGGTGTCTATTATGCCGTGAGCAATGCTCAAACTCAGTAGGGCCTTCTTCCCAAAGCCGTTCTTGTATGCGTAAGCCAAAACCACAGTTGTCCCGGCATGGAAAAGGGTAGCCAAGTAGCGTTCAAGCATGGAAGCAAGAGCTGTTGTAAGCTTCGGGGTAACTCCCCCTACTGTAGCGAGCTGGATAGCCTGTAAAGCGGGAACTAATATTGCCTCACCAAGTCCGAAGCCAATGCCGATGAAAAGGGCTTCATTAAGATACTTCCCCTTCGAAAGCCCATATTTCAAACTCTCCTGGAAAAATCCAGCAACAAATCCAAGCCATATTGAGGCAAAAACCACAAAGACAGTCCCTTTAGCAACTACTTCTGAGTTCGACCTTATGCCCACTGCCAAAAATGGAGCATTCTGTATCAGAGGTTGAATGGCAAGGGTTATTCCAACCAGTATGATGCCTAAAATTATCTCAGCAACACCTATCCTCCTAAACCCCAATAGATAGAATGTAGATAAAGCCAAAAAGCCTCCCAGAACTGGGAAGAATAATGCAACCCCCAAAGGAATACCGGCTTCTCTTGAGTTTACCGCATCAATCCATATGCCGGAAAGCAGGTATTCGCCATTTACCTCCCTAAAGACCAGCCTCAGAGTAACATTTGCCTTCTCAAATTCAAAGTTATAGTAGCCGAGAATAAAGCCCGAAGTTTTGCCTTCTTTAACAAAGCTGTAGCTCCTAAGCTCCCCGTATTTTGAGATCATGTCATCTCTAAATGCCATAAACTTTTCCTCATTAAAAGCGACTTTCATTGCATCATCGAGGTAAGGCTGCAAAATAGAGTAGTCACCACTTCTTAATGCTTCAAAAGTTGCCTCTGCGGCTTTATCATAAGGTCTCTCGGCTGAGATAAGAGAAGTGCCAACAATCAGGAATACCAAGAGTACCATTATTTTTTTCATTTTCATCACCATACCTCGAAGTTCGAGGTATTGTTAGAGCTAAATCTTTAAAAGAATTTCGTTTTTGAATGGAATGGTGACCACATGTACGAACTTCACGAGCGAGAAGTTTTGGAAAAGCTGAGAGAATTGGACACAAAGAGAGTTTTAATCCAAACTCCAGAAGGCCTCAAGAGAGAGGCACAGTTTTTAGCAGAGTTTCTTGAAGAAAATGGAATAGAGAGCTTAATAAGTGGAGATATAAATTATGGGGCCTGTGATCCAGCCGATAGAGAGGCAAAGATGCTCGGATGTGATGCACTAATTCATCTCGGGCATTCATACATGGTGCTTAATCTCGAAGTCCCAACAATATTCATTCCCGCTTTTGCAAAAGTAGATGTAATCAAGGCATTGTCCAAAAACATGTCCGAGATAAGAAAGCTCGGAAAAAGAATAGCCTTGGTTACAACAGTTCAGCACATAAAGGACTTAAACAAAGCAAAGGAATTCCTTGAAAATGAGGGATTTGAGGTAAGAATCGGCAGAGGGGATGGAAGGGTCTCCTTCCCCGGTCAGGTTTTGGGATGTAACTTCTCCGCGGCAAAAGTGGAGGCTGATGGCATTCTTTTTATTGGGGCTGGCTACTTTCACCCCATTGGTGTTGCTTTAGCCACAAAAAAACCAACTCTAGCAATAAACCCATACAGCGGCGATGCGATATGGATGGATAAAGAGGCAGAGAGGTGGATAAGAAAACGCTGGGCGCAGATAGCTAAAGCCTATGATGCAGAGAAGTTTGGAGTAATAACAAGCACCAAGAAAGGTCAACTGAGACTTGGGGAAGCCAGAAGAGTTGTAAAACTTCTAAAAGAGCATGGAAAAAAGGCCCAGCTGATAGTTATGAACCACATAAACTACCAAGCTTTGGAAGGATTTGACTTTGACGCCTACGTAGTTGTGGCATGTCCTAGAGTGCCTATAGACGATGTCGAAAATTGGAGAAAGCCCGTGCTTACGCCGAGAGAGCTTGAGATTCTGCTCGGACTGAGAGAAGATTACGAGTTCGATGAAATCATAGGAGGCAAAAGAGAGCGGGATGAACCTATGGGTGTAAACCTCAAGCTTCCAAAGTCTTTATAAGTCCCATTCCCAATTTTCTCTCATGCAACTTGTGGATATCATCATCTATACCATCTTTGTAGTTCTTTACTACCTCTTCCTGAAAACGGCATTAGAGGTTTTTACATACAAAGAGCTGAAAAGCTATTCGATCTTGGCAATATCCATTGTGGGAGTTGGAGTTTCCCTGGGAATAGATCTTTTTCTCGGGGTTTTAGTGCTTTTTACAGTTTTAAAGTTGCTGAGGCTAAACTTGAAGGAAGCACTCCTTGTAACGTTCGCGGCAGAGTTTGGGTTCCTTCTAGGGGTAGTTGTGGTAATGTTTATATTAACCACAGCTGGGACGATTTTTGGGATAAAAGGCCTCGAGTTCAACATGACGTGGGAGGAACTCTTTCACTATATTGCAAGCTCATAGGTGGTAGAATGAAGAAAAAGCACCTTGCAATTATCCTGTCAAATTTGAGAGGTTTTGAAGAGCCCAAACCCGAGCTTGAACAGTATAGAACTCCCGGCAACGTTGCTGCGGAGCTTTTGTGGTTAGCCCACTCCCTTGGCGAGATTGAAGGGAAGGTTATTGCAGATTTAGGAGCCGGAACTGGAGTACTAAGCATTGGAGCAAGCTTGATGGGAGCAAAAAAGGTTTATGCAGTTGAAAAAGATAAAAAAGCCCTGAAGATAGCAGTGGAGAATGCGAGAGCACTAAATATCAATAACATAGAGTTTGTTGAAGCATCGGTAGAAGACTTCAACGTTAAAGTTGATACCGTGATAATGAACCCTCCTTTCGGTAGCCAAAATCCAAAAGCGGACAGACCTTTTCTCCTAAAGGCCTTTGAAATCAGTGATGTGGTTTACTCCATTCATCTTGCCAAAGAAGAGGTTAGGAGATTTATTGAAGCTTTTGTTAAAGACAACGGCTTCAAAATTACCCACCGCTTAACCCTCACTTTTGAAATTCCAGCCCAGTTTTTCTTTCATCGAAAAAGGCTTGAGAGGATTTTGGTAGATATATATAGGTTTGAGAGGGATTAACATGGGAAAGCTAAAGCTAAGTGACAGACAGCTCTATGCCTTGGTAGAGGCTCTTAAGCTCGGAGAAGAAGTAAAGCCCAGCCAACAGGCAAAAAGAAAGGCCTTTGCAAAGTACAAAATAGAAGGCTGGGAAAACTCAAAGCTCACCGGTATTTTCTACTCTATCCAGAGGCGCCTCGGCTTGATAGACGAGATCATTGAAGAACTCGTAGGTGTTTCTCCTCTCATCCTTGATCCCTGGCTAAGGGCCACTTTAAGGGTAGCCATTGAGATTGCAGTTTTCAGAAACCCAAATGAGAAAACCATCCAGCATCTCAAAGGCTTGGCTAAGTTCCTCTCGAAAAGAACTCACCCATACGTGGGCTATTACTACTACGAACTTTTCCCAAAGGTCATCAACTATATACCAAAGCTCGACACGGAGGAAAAAAGACTCAAGTGGGAGTATCTCTTCCCGGAGTGGTTCATAGCGAGGATGAAAGCGTTGCTTGGAGAGGAAGCTGAAGAACTCCTAAAGGCGCTAAACGAAACTCTTCCGACGAGCATAAGGGCGAACCTCATCAAAACGAGCGTTGGAGATGTAGA comes from Thermococcus litoralis DSM 5473 and encodes:
- the hisS gene encoding histidine--tRNA ligase, whose protein sequence is MNRIQRVKGTRDLLPEDMAKRRYVFERIREVFEAYGFKEILTPTFEYTKLFELRSGEEVVEQLYAFEDKGGRNISLRPDLTSSVARLFVNSFQTAPKPIRWYYIANMFRYEEPQSGRLREFWQAGVELIGSPNIEADAEVIALLIESYLNTGLREFTVNIGDRVLLDEFAKMLGVKDDIGLMRLIDKKDKMSREDFIKSLKEFGLSETDIEKVFTLIELKGKPDDVLPKAYELFESEIAVEELKKIEELFELLKAYGVEDYALIDFGIARGFDYYTSIVFEAIAPNDLGIGSIGGGGRYDNLIEVFGGKPTPATGFAIGIERLIPILESKGLLPEFKVGSDVFVAYIGKEIEIKKKAIEVTQMLRRAKIRAEYDIQGRKLSKALDYANSIGAKVVIILGKRDLAEGKVTIRDMESGEQRTVPIENTVEEVKKML
- a CDS encoding PadR family transcriptional regulator gives rise to the protein MFGDPKKKALEKFRKEIRTGIYAYLVLSLLKKEKTHGYALRKALEDLSDGKFVPGESTLYGILKTLEKYKLIRGEWMEVGGRARKYYEITQTGKEVLEELRKEIELMKEVLEKDF
- a CDS encoding DUF3887 domain-containing protein, with amino-acid sequence MKKIMVLLVFLIVGTSLISAERPYDKAAEATFEALRSGDYSILQPYLDDAMKVAFNEEKFMAFRDDMISKYGELRSYSFVKEGKTSGFILGYYNFEFEKANVTLRLVFREVNGEYLLSGIWIDAVNSREAGIPLGVALFFPVLGGFLALSTFYLLGFRRIGVAEIILGIILVGITLAIQPLIQNAPFLAVGIRSNSEVVAKGTVFVVFASIWLGFVAGFFQESLKYGLSKGKYLNEALFIGIGFGLGEAILVPALQAIQLATVGGVTPKLTTALASMLERYLATLFHAGTTVVLAYAYKNGFGKKALLSLSIAHGIIDTFAAYYQFRPSTVVLVITYGLLLAVSLFLLRYGLPKVKEEREEDRIVW
- the dph2 gene encoding diphthamide biosynthesis enzyme Dph2; the protein is MYELHEREVLEKLRELDTKRVLIQTPEGLKREAQFLAEFLEENGIESLISGDINYGACDPADREAKMLGCDALIHLGHSYMVLNLEVPTIFIPAFAKVDVIKALSKNMSEIRKLGKRIALVTTVQHIKDLNKAKEFLENEGFEVRIGRGDGRVSFPGQVLGCNFSAAKVEADGILFIGAGYFHPIGVALATKKPTLAINPYSGDAIWMDKEAERWIRKRWAQIAKAYDAEKFGVITSTKKGQLRLGEARRVVKLLKEHGKKAQLIVMNHINYQALEGFDFDAYVVVACPRVPIDDVENWRKPVLTPRELEILLGLREDYEFDEIIGGKRERDEPMGVNLKLPKSL
- a CDS encoding METTL5 family protein; its protein translation is MKKKHLAIILSNLRGFEEPKPELEQYRTPGNVAAELLWLAHSLGEIEGKVIADLGAGTGVLSIGASLMGAKKVYAVEKDKKALKIAVENARALNINNIEFVEASVEDFNVKVDTVIMNPPFGSQNPKADRPFLLKAFEISDVVYSIHLAKEEVRRFIEAFVKDNGFKITHRLTLTFEIPAQFFFHRKRLERILVDIYRFERD